A genome region from Haloarcula ordinaria includes the following:
- a CDS encoding zinc-dependent alcohol dehydrogenase, with product MQAVVFPEPDEIEIREVERPEPGPGEALVRVESSTICGSDVKILHGEYGATEYPHIPGHEWSGEIVEVGEDVVRLEPGDRVAAEPHVGCGECARCMEGLYNLCEHYGESDHGHSHIGFTSNGGLAEYVAVDTRALHLLGSMTYDQGAFCEAAGVALHAIERAGIDGGDDVVVIGPGAIGHCAVQIARHGGADNVILTGTREERLAPAIDFGADHTVNVYEVDDVVDHVTELLGGSRPDLVVELAGTETAARQAVEMARRGGDVVLAGSTSPGRKLTVDLREIVVGHKNIFGSVANPEWICERALSMVERGTIETDPLVTHRFTLSEFTDALEAFEEREGGAFRVMLYPGKDAAEIERTPIQE from the coding sequence TCGACCATCTGTGGCAGCGACGTGAAAATCCTCCACGGCGAGTACGGTGCGACGGAGTACCCCCATATCCCCGGCCACGAGTGGTCGGGCGAGATTGTGGAGGTCGGGGAGGACGTTGTCCGCCTCGAGCCGGGCGACCGCGTCGCCGCCGAACCCCACGTCGGGTGTGGGGAGTGTGCGAGATGCATGGAGGGACTGTACAACCTCTGTGAGCACTACGGCGAGTCGGACCACGGTCACTCGCACATCGGGTTCACCTCGAACGGCGGCCTCGCCGAGTACGTCGCGGTGGACACGCGCGCCCTGCACCTGCTCGGGTCGATGACCTACGACCAGGGGGCGTTCTGTGAAGCGGCCGGCGTCGCGCTCCACGCGATCGAGCGAGCCGGTATCGACGGTGGCGACGACGTCGTCGTCATCGGTCCCGGTGCCATCGGTCATTGCGCGGTGCAGATCGCCCGGCACGGCGGGGCCGACAACGTCATTCTGACGGGTACTCGCGAGGAGCGCCTGGCACCCGCTATCGACTTCGGCGCGGACCACACGGTCAACGTCTACGAAGTCGACGACGTGGTCGACCACGTCACCGAACTGCTCGGCGGGAGCCGACCAGACCTCGTCGTCGAACTGGCCGGCACGGAGACAGCCGCCCGCCAGGCCGTCGAGATGGCCCGCCGCGGTGGCGACGTCGTGCTCGCGGGGTCGACGAGTCCGGGCCGGAAGCTCACGGTCGACCTCCGAGAGATCGTCGTCGGGCACAAGAACATCTTCGGCAGCGTTGCCAACCCCGAGTGGATCTGCGAGCGTGCCCTGTCGATGGTCGAGCGCGGAACCATCGAGACGGACCCGCTGGTCACCCATCGGTTCACACTCTCGGAGTTCACAGATGCCCTCGAAGCGTTCGAAGAACGGGAAGGCGGCGCGTTCCGCGTGATGCTCTACCCCGGGAAAGACGCAGCCGAGATCGAGCGGACGCCGATTCAAGAGTAG
- a CDS encoding thiamine pyrophosphate-dependent dehydrogenase E1 component subunit alpha, with protein sequence MAESSAETSQVELLRRMERIRRFETRVGELFADNELPGFVHLYIGMEAVAVGTCAPLRNDDYITSTHRGHGHCIAKGLDFDPMMAELYGKETGYCKGKGGSMHIADVEQGMLGANGITASSTPIGGGAALASQIRGEDNVAVSYLGDGATAQGPYHEALHLAATWDLPQIYVIENNHYGEMTNTEVQHPVSDLVKQSDAYGIPGVIVNGQDVEEVRDATVEAIERARAGDGPTVIEAKTYRYKGHYEGDPQWYKENEDLPEWRTADPVETYRDTLLDDDVLTEDEYDELTAEIDEALEAAVEFGRDSPYPDVEEAYNGLYAEEL encoded by the coding sequence ATGGCGGAATCAAGCGCAGAGACTAGTCAAGTAGAACTGCTCAGGCGGATGGAACGGATTCGCCGGTTCGAGACACGCGTCGGTGAACTGTTCGCCGACAACGAACTCCCGGGATTCGTCCACCTCTACATCGGGATGGAAGCCGTCGCTGTGGGGACCTGTGCGCCCCTGCGCAACGACGACTACATCACCAGTACCCACCGAGGTCACGGCCACTGTATCGCGAAAGGGCTGGACTTCGACCCAATGATGGCCGAACTGTACGGCAAGGAGACGGGGTACTGCAAAGGGAAGGGCGGCAGCATGCACATCGCGGACGTCGAGCAGGGGATGCTGGGCGCGAACGGCATCACCGCGTCGTCGACGCCTATCGGCGGCGGCGCCGCGCTGGCCTCACAGATCCGCGGCGAGGACAACGTCGCCGTCTCGTACCTCGGCGACGGCGCGACCGCGCAGGGACCGTACCACGAAGCACTGCACCTCGCGGCGACGTGGGATCTCCCACAGATCTACGTCATCGAGAACAACCACTACGGGGAGATGACGAACACCGAGGTCCAGCACCCGGTCAGCGACCTCGTCAAGCAATCCGACGCCTACGGGATTCCCGGCGTTATCGTCAACGGGCAGGACGTCGAGGAAGTTCGCGATGCCACCGTCGAAGCCATCGAGCGCGCCCGCGCCGGTGACGGCCCGACAGTCATCGAGGCCAAGACCTACCGCTACAAGGGTCACTACGAGGGCGACCCGCAGTGGTACAAGGAGAACGAGGACCTCCCAGAGTGGCGGACCGCCGACCCCGTCGAGACCTACCGCGATACGCTCCTCGACGACGACGTCCTCACCGAAGACGAGTACGACGAACTGACAGCGGAGATAGACGAGGCCCTCGAGGCCGCCGTCGAGTTCGGCAGGGACTCCCCCTACCCGGACGTCGAGGAAGCCTACAACGGGCTGTACGCGGAGGAACTCTAA
- a CDS encoding alpha-ketoacid dehydrogenase subunit beta, which yields MSTPIPDVETETVEQSVTESLRQAMHEEMERDEDVFLQGIDVADRGGSFSVSEGLLDKFGETRVRDTPISEAAIVGTGLGAAAAGLRPVVEIMYSDFMGVSFDQIMNNVGLMRYMFGGKLSLPLTIRTVDGGGFAAAAQHSKTLHSLAMHLPGIRVVCASTPYDAKGLLKSSIRHDDPVFFFEHANIFNRKGEVPTEEYTLPLGEAAVVRQGSDVTVVATQAMLYEAIDAAEELEGTVDVEIISPRTLDPLDIDTISDSVDKTGRALVVDEPTLSASAQSEIVAQINEAAFWRLDAPIKRLGVENVPIPFSPPLEQEVIPDKDDIKAEIESLV from the coding sequence ATGTCGACACCGATACCGGACGTCGAGACCGAAACAGTAGAACAGAGCGTCACCGAGTCGCTGCGGCAGGCGATGCACGAGGAGATGGAGCGGGACGAGGACGTGTTCCTCCAGGGTATCGACGTGGCCGACCGCGGTGGCTCGTTCAGCGTCTCCGAAGGACTCCTCGACAAGTTCGGCGAGACACGCGTGCGTGACACGCCCATCAGCGAGGCCGCGATCGTCGGCACAGGGCTGGGCGCGGCGGCGGCCGGCCTGCGCCCAGTCGTCGAGATCATGTACTCGGACTTCATGGGCGTCTCGTTCGACCAGATCATGAACAACGTCGGCCTGATGCGGTACATGTTCGGCGGGAAGCTCTCGCTCCCGCTCACCATCCGGACGGTCGACGGTGGCGGGTTCGCGGCAGCCGCACAGCACTCGAAGACGCTCCACTCGCTGGCGATGCATCTGCCGGGTATCCGTGTCGTCTGTGCGTCGACGCCGTACGACGCGAAGGGGCTGCTGAAGTCGTCGATCCGCCACGACGACCCCGTGTTCTTCTTCGAACACGCGAACATCTTCAACCGCAAGGGCGAGGTGCCCACGGAGGAGTACACCCTGCCGCTGGGTGAGGCGGCCGTCGTCCGTCAGGGCTCGGACGTGACCGTGGTCGCGACGCAGGCCATGCTGTACGAGGCCATCGACGCGGCCGAGGAGCTGGAGGGTACCGTCGACGTCGAGATCATCAGCCCCCGGACGCTCGACCCGCTCGACATCGACACCATCTCCGACAGCGTCGACAAGACCGGGCGCGCGCTCGTCGTCGACGAACCGACGCTTAGCGCGAGTGCGCAGTCGGAAATCGTCGCACAGATCAACGAGGCGGCGTTCTGGCGGCTCGATGCGCCCATCAAGCGCCTCGGCGTCGAGAACGTCCCGATCCCGTTCAGCCCGCCGCTGGAACAGGAAGTCATCCCGGACAAGGACGACATCAAGGCAGAGATCGAGTCGCTGGTCTAA
- a CDS encoding amidohydrolase family protein yields the protein MRIEVHTHYLPEPFRRRLREWDMSVRIEDRDGMPFVVHTTGSFPLFPGFRDPEARVEWMDENDIDYMLLSPSTPNPNEGPFSVEQSTELIQSINDGYADIQEEYPDRFGGLGPLPLRDPEAAVEELDRIVEMGLKGVMLPTTVRDRKLSDPELTPVFDKLEETGLPVFVHPGRNQLSQQLDDDEWIFTPMTVFPTETTHQIARLIFDGFFDRHDDLDLVLSHMGGALTHLVGRLERGYDQFRSDDESTPERPISEYVEEFYYDTISFHPPAMQAAIDTVGSDRLLFGTDYPFGMENIEGTLDSIDALDLSADEQEAIMGGTAAELFDI from the coding sequence ATGCGCATCGAAGTGCACACGCACTACCTGCCGGAACCGTTCCGGCGCCGACTCCGCGAGTGGGACATGTCAGTTCGTATCGAAGACCGCGACGGGATGCCGTTCGTCGTCCACACTACGGGTTCGTTCCCGCTGTTCCCCGGGTTCCGCGACCCAGAGGCCCGAGTCGAGTGGATGGACGAGAACGACATCGACTACATGCTCCTCTCACCGTCGACGCCGAACCCCAACGAGGGACCGTTCTCGGTCGAACAGTCGACGGAACTTATCCAATCGATCAACGACGGGTACGCCGATATCCAGGAAGAGTACCCCGACCGCTTTGGCGGGCTCGGCCCGCTGCCGCTCCGGGACCCCGAGGCAGCAGTCGAGGAGCTCGACCGTATCGTCGAGATGGGGCTCAAGGGCGTCATGCTCCCGACGACGGTTCGCGACCGCAAGCTGTCCGACCCCGAACTGACCCCGGTCTTCGATAAGCTCGAGGAGACGGGACTCCCCGTGTTCGTCCACCCAGGGCGCAACCAGTTGAGCCAGCAGCTGGACGACGACGAGTGGATCTTCACGCCGATGACCGTGTTCCCGACCGAGACGACCCACCAGATAGCCCGGCTCATCTTCGACGGGTTCTTCGACCGCCACGACGACCTCGACCTCGTGCTCTCGCACATGGGCGGGGCGCTCACGCACCTCGTCGGCCGACTCGAACGGGGCTACGACCAGTTCCGTTCCGATGACGAGTCGACCCCCGAGCGCCCCATCTCGGAGTACGTCGAGGAGTTCTACTACGACACCATCTCGTTCCACCCACCGGCGATGCAGGCGGCCATCGATACGGTCGGTAGTGACCGCCTCCTGTTCGGGACCGACTACCCGTTCGGGATGGAAAACATCGAGGGCACGCTCGACAGCATCGACGCGCTCGACCTGTCGGCCGACGAGCAGGAGGCCATCATGGGTGGGACTGCAGCGGAACTATTCGACATCTGA
- a CDS encoding cyclase family protein, translating to MVELYDLNQPWGANTWPWPYFDDPEVQSVHRFSKDVNHSLKINTAIHIGTHIDAPLHFAPEGWDIAEMPLDRLFGTGLVLDISDKVDEYSVITPEMCKEAAAEADLEIKKGDMLVLHTGWKEYFQTGDKANELTYFARHPGPHKEFTDWWIEMDFPWVGNDTPAIEHPLNTAIRNYRQDLDLPGELEDALGEPIEEVLPEEDWLYAHKNALPENLMMVENLGGDIDNPAILNERVHLGSFPWKWDKGEAAFCRTVAFKDL from the coding sequence ATGGTCGAATTATACGACCTCAATCAACCGTGGGGAGCGAACACGTGGCCCTGGCCGTACTTCGACGACCCGGAGGTACAGTCAGTCCACAGGTTCAGCAAAGACGTCAATCATTCACTGAAGATCAACACGGCGATCCACATCGGGACGCACATCGACGCCCCGCTGCACTTCGCCCCGGAAGGGTGGGACATCGCAGAGATGCCCCTCGACCGCCTGTTCGGTACCGGCCTAGTGCTGGACATCTCCGACAAGGTCGACGAGTACAGCGTCATCACGCCCGAGATGTGTAAGGAGGCCGCCGCCGAGGCCGACCTCGAAATCAAGAAAGGCGACATGCTCGTCCTGCACACCGGCTGGAAGGAGTACTTCCAGACCGGCGACAAGGCGAACGAACTCACGTACTTCGCGCGCCACCCTGGCCCGCACAAGGAGTTCACGGACTGGTGGATCGAGATGGACTTCCCGTGGGTCGGCAACGACACACCGGCCATCGAGCACCCGCTCAACACCGCCATCCGAAACTACCGACAGGACCTCGACCTGCCCGGTGAACTCGAGGACGCCCTCGGGGAACCCATTGAGGAGGTACTGCCCGAAGAGGACTGGCTCTACGCGCACAAGAACGCGCTGCCGGAGAACCTCATGATGGTCGAGAACCTCGGCGGGGACATCGACAACCCCGCGATTCTCAACGAACGCGTCCACCTCGGCTCGTTCCCGTGGAAGTGGGACAAAGGCGAGGCGGCGTTCTGTCGCACAGTCGCGTTCAAGGACCTGTAA